From a region of the Saccharomyces paradoxus chromosome IV, complete sequence genome:
- a CDS encoding putative hydrolase (hydrolase acting on ester bonds~similar to YDR444W) — translation MPYKISRMKNSLEINETEGSLLVDERKRLRIGELYRYKFSVNKDVLKEQGLDVSHLFMRIKNEESALLRPVYLTGPYSFYIDVRPHNYNENRKFSGKEAIPFVENLKPDERFKVKILLNENSRVGDSSFYSWTIDIISQLAVITIPRLEFTFRIGTTRKVVKKSNGPLNSIEGVSLEMWDTKTLWDLPPKFPEKPVHLVIVTHGIFSNIGCDMLYMKDKIEEMTFPMDESINPNIIVRGFMGNVGKSGHGIHCLGVRVGKYVLKTVDELNKKYEVDRISFIGHSLGGPTQSMAVRYITVKRPDFFDTVKGVKPVNFITLASPFIGVIGDFPFYLSVPLDMGALGLTGRDLNLKYTPLTSKDGLYADDEACPEHSKYILEILPQAPAKKIFESFQRRTVYANVMDDGIVPLRTAALLYLDWRGIHQVQKIRKKNKNFPTSGEYVSSDSPESSAASSPSNENDNNVGEIPAESPNKKATLQWTLPQAVIHGGKINKYKRGQTNEANSDLDSEQGVVLDGQKFEPPKEANTVLSALSVLTAAVPNQEYIKDPAVRKDEIIHDKLYHPEELPPPHYENRPIVKKLIYPNESVNRIQERIAREWQETMTWRKVLVQIQPDSHNNIVVRRRFVNLYGYVAVEHMVEHHFGTKACSELADDPNEPKDEPNQPEQPDLSNETSEGRKSNSMENIA, via the coding sequence ATGCCTTATAAAATCAGCcgaatgaaaaattcgcTCGAGATAAATGAAACCGAAGGTTCCTTATTGGTGGATGAGAGGAAAAGATTAAGAATAGGCGAGTTATATCGCTACAAGTTTTCCGTGAATAAAGATGTCCTTAAAGAACAAGGGCTAGATGTATCGCACCTATTTATGAGGATCAAAAACGAGGAGAGCGCGCTTCTGCGACCGGTTTATTTAACGGGACCATATTCATTCTATATTGATGTTAGGCCGCATAACTACAATGAGAATCGTAAGTTTTCAGGAAAGGAAGCCATCCCATTTGTTGAGAATCTAAAGCCAGATGAAAGATtcaaagtaaaaatattattgaatGAGAATTCCAGAGTTGGTGACAGTTCTTTTTATTCATGGACAATAGACATAATTTCGCAGTTAGCGGTAATCACGATCCCGAGGCTGGAATTTACGTTCAGGATAGGGACTACAAGGAAGGTGGTCAAGAAATCGAATGGGCCCCTTAACAGTATTGAAGGCGTTTCTTTGGAGATGTGGGATACTAAAACCCTCTGGGACTTACCACCAAAATTTCCAGAAAAGCCAGTACATCTTGTTATTGTGACACATGGTATATTTTCTAATATCGGGTGTGATATGCTATATATGAAAgacaaaattgaagaaatgacGTTCCCTATGGATGAGTCTATTAATCCTAATATAATTGTTCGAGGTTTTATGGGCAACGTGGGGAAGTCAGGTCACGGCATACATTGCTTGGGTGTTAGAGTTGGAAAGTATGTGCTTAAGACTGTTGAtgaattgaataaaaaGTACGAGGTGGATAGGATATCATTCATTGGCCATTCCCTGGGGGGGCCAACTCAATCAATGGCAGTTCGTTACATAACTGTCAAAAGACCAGATTTCTTTGATACTGTGAAAGGTGTTAAACCCGTTAATTTTATTACGCTAGCTAGTCCTTTTATTGGTGTCATTGGCGATTTCCCCTTTTATTTGTCTGTCCCACTTGATATGGGCGCCCTTGGTTTGACAGGAAGggatttgaatttgaaatatacACCTTTAACGTCCAAGGATGGGTTGTATGCAGATGATGAAGCGTGCCCGGAACATTCCAAGTACATATTAGAAATTCTTCCACAGGCACCGgccaagaaaatattcgAATCTTTTCAAAGGAGAACCGTATATGCCAACGTCATGGATGATGGCATCGTTCCATTACGAACTGCTGCACTTTTGTATTTAGATTGGCGAGGCATACATCAAGTTCAGAAAatcaggaaaaaaaataagaatttTCCAACTTCTGGCGAGTATGTATCCTCCGACAGCCCAGAGAGTAGTGCAGCATCGTCGCCTTCtaacgaaaatgataataacGTTGGGGAGATTCCCGCAGAAAGtccaaataaaaaagcGACCTTGCAGTGGACCTTACCCCAGGCTGTTATACACGGAGGTaagataaataaatataaaaggGGCCAAACTAATGAGGCCAACTCAGATTTGGATAGCGAACAAGGAGTAGTCCTTGATGGCCAAAAGTTCGAACCTCCAAAAGAAGCTAATACTGTATTGTCTGCGTTATCAGTCCTAACAGCCGCCGTACCAAATCAGGAATATATCAAAGATCCAGCCGtaagaaaagatgaaatCATCCATGACAAACTTTATCACCCAGAAGAATTGCCTCCTCCACATTATGAAAATAGGCCTATCGTTAAAAAGCTTATATATCCTAATGAGAGTGTCAATAGGATCCAAGAGCGCATTGCTAGGGAATGGCAAGAAACGATGACTTGGAGGAAAGTATTAGTACAAATCCAGCCAGATTCTCATAATAATATCGTagtaagaagaagatttgtTAATTTATACGGTTATGTTGCTGTCGAACATATGGTTGAGCACCATTTCGGTACTAAGGCTTGCAGCGAGCTGGCTGATGATCCAAATGAGCCAAAAGATGAGCCAAACCAACCAGAGCAACCGGACCTGTCGAATGAGACTAGCGAGGGGAGAAAATCAAATAGCATGGAAAATATCGCATAA
- the APT2 gene encoding adenine phosphoribosyltransferase APT2 (Potential adenine phosphoribosyltransferase~similar to YDR441C), giving the protein MSVSESYTKEIKGAFRQFTDFPIKGEQFEDFLPIIGNPMLFKKLIDTFKAHLEEKFGKEKIDFIAGIEARGLLFGPSLALALGVGFVPIRRAGKLPGECAAITFTKLDHEEVFEMQVEAIPFDSNVIVVDDVLATGGSASAAGDLIERVGAHILEYDFVLVLDSLHGEEKLTAPIFSILHS; this is encoded by the coding sequence ATGTCTGTTTCTGAATCCTATACAAAGGAGATAAAAGGTGCATTTAGGCAGTTCACTGACTTTCCCATAAAGGGCGAGCAATTTGAGGATTTTTTACCCATTATTGGAAACCCCATGCTATTCAAAAAGTTGATAGATACGTTCAAAGCACAtttagaagaaaagttcggaaaagaaaaaatcgatTTTATCGCGGGTATAGAAGCCAGAGGACTTTTGTTTGGGCCATCTCTAGCATTGGCACTAGGCGTTGGATTTGTGCCAATAAGAAGGGCCGGAAAATTACCGGGTGAGTGTGCTGCAATAACGTTCACAAAATTAGATCATGAAGAAGTCTTCGAAATGCAAGTTGAAGCCATTCCCTTTGATTCTAACGTAATTGTCGTGGATGATGTTCTCGCCACCGGCGGTTCGGCATCTGCCGCGGGCGACCTTATCGAACGAGTGGGTGCTCATATTCTGGAATATGACTTCGTGCTAGTGTTAGATAGTTTACatggtgaagaaaaattaactgCCCCTATCTTTTCTATATTGCACTCCTGA
- the ECM11 gene encoding Ecm11p (Meiosis-specific protein~similar to YDR446W), whose product MTVIKTEPTTEVALYSPPPKESLSKDDAQKRKQNNKQPSNINSRSGSNKHKVTTKAPEKKINNTDKQDLSAFLLNPSLIVKPSESKKKENTVAYDAPNVKTEYTGFQPLTPISKKRALKEKSTSDKYGNFDLSKDENSHTQKKPKKLSSVTDINTSEYKLPLNRENTSSPAKEKSQEPTENPGAYQKTKNYLFDKPDLLDTCLQDYSSMLPPNIAEEDQEYFVGVADSTLEEWTNKGQEILDQQFQLYQEIIKKRIELSYKFKGIISVINDRADALEEQGQQLEGKIKKVKSLANEILNII is encoded by the coding sequence ATGACTGTTATAAAAACGGAACCAACAACAGAAGTAGCATTATATTCTCCACCACCAAAAGAATCTTTGAGTAAAGATGACGcccaaaaaaggaaacaaaataataaacaacCTTCAAATATAAATAGCCGCTCAGGTTCAAATAAGCATAAAGTTACCACCAAAGCAccggaaaagaaaatcaataaCACAGATAAACAAGACCTCTCTGCATTTTTGTTAAATCCTTCCCTTATTGTTAAACCTTCTGAgagtaaaaagaaagaaaatactgTGGCCTATGATGCACCGAACGTAAAAACAGAATATACAGGATTTCAGCCGCTAAcaccaatttcaaaaaaaagggctCTGAAAGAGAAATCAACATCAGACAAATACGGTAATTTTGATCTTTCCAAAGATGAGAATTCTCATACTCAGAAGAAGCCAAAGAAACTTTCTTCGGTCACAGACATTAATACCTCTGAATATAAACTTCCCTTAAATCGCGAAAATACATCATCTCCAGCTAAAGAAAAGTCACAAGAACCGACAGAAAATCCTGGAGCTTaccaaaaaacaaaaaattatctttTTGACAAACCTGATCTTTTAGACACGTGCCTTCAAGACTACTCAAGTATGCTACCGCCAAATATAGCTGAAGAAGatcaagaatattttgtCGGCGTAGCCGATTCGACATTAGAGGAGTGGACAAATAAGGGCCAGGAAATCCTTGATCAACAGTTCCAGCTTTACCAAGAGATAATCAAGAAACGAATAGAGCTAAGCTACAAATTTAAAGGAATTATTTCTGTAATCAATGATAGGGCAGACGCTCTAGAAGAACAAGGTCAACAATTAGAaggaaaaatcaaaaaagttaaaagtTTGGCTAACGAGATTCtcaatattatataa
- the SSN2 gene encoding Ssn2p (Subunit of the RNA polymerase II mediator complex~similar to YDR443C) — protein MSSDASTYRLEDVLSSFYRVEKIKKINYHQYISKTQSDQWSIQMEFMLRKQDPKNLVALLSRDLWCFSINDDPVPTPPVIEHKPVSPDKVGTFTADYSKPNLPPHYALFLKALRRKIYINLALGSHNKLIQFGNACISLSGAPNYLVQLEPHLFVNGDLTISLCAKNMGLVPMKEENLEESFLLKHALYLAPSGIRMHLVPASKQGYLIKPPKHTELLLTTLSVSHGINLQNKKNLKWVAVIPDLGHLNGHTPTIASYLTPLLEAKKLVWPLHLIFAQPVSDIENSASGDPSEFHSLQDALDAIDDFIQLKQTAAYRTPGSSGILSSNIAGTNPLSSDGAYTEQFQHYKNNSISSQPASYHSVQETNKISPKDFSPNFTGIDKLMLSPSDQFAPAFLNTPNNNINENELFNDRKQTTVSNDLENSPLKTELEMNGRSLEKINNSVSKTGSVDTIPNKEGTLEQQEQTENLSSDKSDSMVDKELFGEDEDEDLFGDSNKSNSANESNKSISDEITEDMFEMSDEEENNNNKSIDSNNKEMRSDLGKDMPFFPPSEKPNIRTMSGTTKKINGKRKYLDIPIDEMTLPTSPLYMDPGAPLPVETPRDRRKSVFAPLNFNPIIENNVDNKYKSGGKFSFSPLQKEEALNFDISTADLSSSEEEEDDEEENGSSDEDLKSLNVRDDIKISDNISANNNIHEPQYINYSSIPSLQDSIIKQENFNSGNDANIVGNKEGFNSIWKIPQNDIPQTESPLKTVDSSIQPIETNMKLALEDNNVTSNPSEFASNTVNSEISNLPKDKSGIPEFTPADSNLPIESSSSLPFLLRHMPLASIPDIFITPTPVVTISEKEQDILDLIAEQVVTDYNILGNLGIPKIAYKGVKDCQEGLVTTTMLQLFSTFDRLNGNDTISKFYNMKQPYVFVKKHHELIKVKHDSQPFIKFLNFRPPNGIKNFKSLLLSSSFKEDCLSFAPTLSQTYINQELGFCELLKLTNEDPPGLMYLKTFDKNKLLLLAAQIVSYCSNNKNSIKSVPPILIILPLNNATLTELVDKANIFQVIRNEVCAKMPNIELFLKVIPMDFIRNALVTVDQYVDVAISIYNMLPPKSIKFTHIAHTLPEKVNFRTMQQQQKQQQQQQQQQNNSTGSSSIIYYDSYIHLAYSRSVDKEWVFAALSDSYGQGSMTKTWYVGNSRGKFDDACNQIWNMALNLASKKYGKICLILTRLNGILPDDELMNWRRLSGRNIHLAVVCVDDNSKISFIDEDKLYPSFKPIYKDTRFGGRMDMTRLDDYEIRDIDQDIHGVVFQHPFPLAHSQHRCAIRSGALIKFKKCDGDTVWDKFAVNLLNCPHSDSTQLLETILEEFRNLAALNVWYGLSDGADGHIPWHILAVKKMMNTLVHTRVKIANTTTATGHTAPSSSITLLDK, from the coding sequence ATGAGTTCTGACGCTTCCACATACAGACTTGAGGATGTCTTATCCAGCTTCTACAGAGTAgagaaaattaaaaagaTCAACTATCACCAGTACATTTCTAAAACACAAAGTGATCAATGGTCTATTCAAATGGAATTCATGTTGCGGAAGCAGGACCCAAAGAATCTAGTTGCACTGCTTTCGAGGGATTTGTGGTGCTTCAGTATAAATGATGATCCGGTACCGACACCTCCCGTGATAGAACATAAACCAGTGAGCCCAGATAAAGTCGGGACTTTCACTGCCGATTATTCTAAGCCAAACTTACCGCCACATTatgctctttttttaaaagctctaagaagaaaaatttacaTTAATTTGGCATTAGGCTCACACAATAAGCTGATACAATTTGGGAATGCCTGCATATCATTGAGCGGAGCGCCGAATTATCTCGTTCAGTTAGAACCACACCTTTTTGTAAACGGAGACCTCACAATATCGTTATGTGCTAAGAATATGGGCTTAGTACCGATGAAGGAGGAGAATTTAGAagaatcttttcttctaaaaCATGCACTTTATTTAGCACCATCTGGAATAAGGATGCATTTAGTGCCTGCTTCCAAGCAAGGATACTTGATCAAGCCACCAAAGCATACTGAGCTTCTCTTGACGACGTTAAGTGTATCTCATGGTATAAACTTgcagaataaaaaaaatttgaaatggGTTGCTGTTATTCCTGACTTGGGGCACCTTAACGGCCACACACCTACTATAGCTTCATATTTAACTCCACTACTTGAAGCCAAAAAACTGGTATGGCCATTGCATTTAATCTTCGCTCAGCCAGTATCCGATATAGAAAATTCTGCTTCCGGAGATCCATCAGAATTTCACAGCTTGCAAGATGCACTCGATGCTATTGACGATTTTATACAATTAAAGCAAACAGCTGCCTATAGGACTCCAGGAAGCTCTGGGATTTTGAGCAGTAACATTGCTGGTACAAATCCCTTAAGCTCAGATGGTGCATATACAGAACAGTTTCAACATTATAAGAACAACTCAATCAGTTCTCAACCCGCTTCTTATCATTCTGTTCAAGAGACTAATAAGATATCTCCAAAAGACTTCTCCCCTAATTTCACAGGCATTGATAAATTGATGCTATCACCAAGCGATCAATTTGCTCCAGCTTTCTTGAATACTCCTAATAATAACATCAATGAGAATGAACTATTTAATGATAGAAAACAGACTACAGTATCgaatgatttggaaaacagCCCACTAAAAACTGAGCTGGAGATGAATGGCAGATCACTGGAAAAGATTAATAATTCTGTGAGCAAGACAGGAAGCGTAGACACTATTCCTAATAAAGAGGGAACACTGgaacaacaagaacaaaCCGAAAATTTGTCAAGTGATAAAAGTGACTCTATGGTAGATAAAGAATTGTTTGGTGAGGATGAGGACGAGGATTTATTTGGCGATAGCAATAAATCGAATTCTGCAAATGAATCCAACAAAAGTATATCTGATGAAATTACCGAAGATATGTTCGAAATgtctgatgaagaagaaaacaataataataaaagcATTGACAGTAATAACAAGGAAATGCGTTCTGATCTTGGTAAAGATATGCCATTTTTTCCGCCATCTGAGAAACCAAATATTCGTACAATGAGCggaacaacaaaaaaaataaatggaaAGAGAAAGTATTTGGATATTCCGATAGATGAAATGACATTGCCCACTAGTCCGTTATATATGGACCCGGGTGCGCCACTTCCTGTAGAAACACCTCGCGATAGACGTAAAAGTGTGTTCGCTCCGCTGAATTTTAACCCTATAATAGAGAACAATGTTGATAATAAATACAAATCCGGAGGGAAATTTTCGTTTAGTCCGTTACAAAAGGAGGAAGCATTGAACTTTGATATTTCCACAGCAGATCTTTCTAGctctgaagaagaagaggatgatgaagaagagaatgGTAGCAGTGATGAGGACCTCAAGTCATTGAACGTTCGCGACGACATTAAGATTTCCGATAACATCAGTgccaataataatattcatgAGCCCCAATACATAAATTATTCTTCGATCCCAAGTCTACAAGATTCAATCATaaagcaagaaaatttcaattcgGGAAACGATGCTAACATCGTTGGAAACAAGGAGGGATTTAATTCTATTTGGAAGATTCCTCAAAATGATATACCACAGACGGAGTCACCACTAAAGACTGTTGATTCATCTATTCAACCCATAGAAACCAATATGAAGTTGGCCCTCGAAGATAACAATGTCACCAGTAATCCGTCCGAATTTGCGTCGAATACGGtaaattcagaaatttcTAACCTACCAAAAGACAAGAGCGGGATCCCTGAATTTACACCGGCGGACTCCAATTTACCCATTGAATCATCAAGTAGCTTACCCTTTCTATTGAGACACATGCCGCTAGCGTCTATACCGGACATTTTCATTACGCCTACTCCAGTTGTTACGATATCAGAAAAGGAACAAGATATTCTAGATTTAATTGCGGAACAAGTGGTCACTGACTATAATATTTTGGGAAACCTAGGAATCCCGAAGATTGCTTATAAAGGAGTGAAAGATTGCCAAGAAGGTTTAGTAACAACTACGATGTTGCAGTTATTTTCCACTTTCGATAGGTTAAACGGCAATGATACGATCTCCAAATTCTACAATATGAAGCAGCCGTACGTTTTTGTGAAGAAACATCACGAACTAATCAAAGTTAAACATGACTCTCAACCATTTATTAAGTTTCTCAATTTCCGCCCCCCAAACGGCAtaaaaaacttcaaatctttattattgagctcatctttcaaagaagatTGTCTGTCATTTGCACCAACTCTATCTCAAACATATATTAATCAAGAATTAGGGTTTTGCGAGCTGCTTAAACTAACCAATGAAGATCCACCCGGACTAATGTATTTAAAGACATTCGATAAAAATAAGTTATTATTGCTAGCTGCACAGATTGTTTCATACTGTTCTAATAATAAGAACTCCATCAAAAGTGTACCACCaatattgataatattacCCTTGAATAATGCAACTCTGACCGAATTAGTGGACAAGGCGAACATTTTCCAAGTGATCAGGAACGAAGTTTGTGCCAAGATGCCCAACATTGAactatttttgaaagttaTTCCTATGGACTTTATTAGAAATGCACTGGTGACAGTGGATCAGTATGTTGATGTAGCaatttctatatataaCATGTTACCGCCAAAGTCCATAAAGTTCACTCACATTGCGCATACTTTACCAGAAAAAGTAAATTTCAGAACCATgcagcaacagcaaaagcaacagcagcaacagcagcaacagcagaATAACAGTACAGGATCATCTTCTATAATCTATTATGACTCGTACATCCACTTGGCGTATTCGCGTAGTGTAGATAAAGAGTGGGTTTTTGCAGCTCTGTCAGATAGCTATGGGCAGGGCAGTATGACGAAAACCTGGTACGTCGGGAATTCCAGGGGAAAATTTGACGACGCATGTAACCAAATATGGAATATGGCTCTAAATTTGGCGTCTAAAAAATACGGAAAAATATGTCTAATTTTAACTAGATTGAATGGCATACTACCAGATGACGAATTAATGAATTGGAGAAGACTATCCGGCAGAAATATACATCTTGCTGTGGTATGCGTTGATGACAACTCTAAAATCTCATTCATTGATGAGGATAAATTATATCCTAGCTTCAAGCCGATCTACAAAGATACCAGGTTTGGAGGGCGCATGGATATGACCAGATTAGACGACTATGAAATAAGGGACATAGACCAGGACATCCATGGTGTAGTATTCCAGCACCCATTTCCTCTGGCGCATTCACAGCATCGCTGTGCTATCAGGAGTGGTGCCTTgatcaaattcaagaaatgCGACGGCGATACCGTTTGGGACAAATTCGCAGTCAACCTCCTGAACTGTCCACATTCTGATAGCACGCAATTGCTGGAAACCATCCTAGAAGAGTTTCGCAATCTAGCTGCCCTAAACGTGTGGTACGGCCTCTCTGATGGCGCAGATGGTCACATCCCATGGCATATCCTAGccgtgaaaaaaatgatgaacACTCTTGTGCACACCAGAGTCAAAATTGCTAATACTACCACCGCCACTGGTCATACCGCcccttcttcatcaattaCTCTCTTGGATAAATAA
- the DOT1 gene encoding histone methyltransferase DOT1 (Nucleosomal histone H3-Lys79 methylase~similar to YDR440W) produces the protein MSGQESTSNNNSDSFIMSSPNLGSQESSISPNDAKKGTNSQIPSSSSSSKCTFLSKQVQELLEGANKYDPKYGLSLPRGFLRDRNPKVKDNGLVPLVEKVIPPIHKKTNHRNTRKKSSTTMKKDVKKTKTAKGKGKSNRSKTYHKHTLISKQEINAAPERKSCNKARAKKKNEGEDTPSTFVDWNGPYLQLQYPLFDIEYLRSHETYSGTPIPSISLRTNSPQPMCLPSENDVSSVTTAKLQSFLFSNYMEEYKIDFERTTAIYNPMSEIGKLIEYSCLVFLPLPYSEQLKETILPDLNASFDNSDTKGFVSAINSYNEMIRQIPRSRIINHLETIDKIPRSFIHDFLHIVYTRSIHPQANKLKHYKAFSNYVYGELLPNFLSDVYQQCKLKKGGTFMDLGSGVGNCVVQAALECGCALSFGCEIMEDASDLTVLQYQELTKRCKLFGMRLNNVEFSLKKSFVDNKRVIELIPQCDVILVNNFLFDENLNKEVEKILQTAKVGCQIISLKSLRSLTYQIDFYNVENIFNRLKVQRYDLKEDSVSWTHSGGEYYISTVMGDVDESLFSPTARGRRNRGIPVKYTR, from the coding sequence ATGAGCGGTCAAGAAAGCACATCTAATAATAATTCAGACTCATTCATTATGTCGTCCCCCAACTTAGGCTCTCAGGAATCTTCAATATCACCTAACGATGCGAAGAAAGGCACCAATAGCCAAATTCCTTCATCTTCAAGTTCTTCGAAATGCacatttctttcaaagcaAGTACAAGAACTATTAGAGGGAGCTAATAAATACGATCCAAAATATGGGTTATCTTTGCCTCGAGGATTTTTAAGAGATAGAAACCCAAAAGTTAAGGACAATGGGTTGGTTCCGCTAGTGGAAAAAGTCATACCCCCCATTCATAAGAAAACCAATCATAGAAAcacaagaaagaaatcatCTACTACCATGAAGAAGGAtgtaaagaaaacaaaaacagcaaaaggaaaaggaaaaagtaATAGGTCAAAGACGTACCATAAACATACGCTAATTTCAAAGCAAGAAATAAATGCTGCGCCAGAAAGGAAATCTTGTAATAAAGCCAGggcgaaaaaaaagaatgaaggGGAAGACACTCCATCAACATTTGTTGATTGGAATGGTCCATATCTACAATTACAATATCCATTATTTGATATAGAGTACTTGAGATCACACGAGACTTATTCTGGAACGCCAATACCATCCATTAGTTTAAGAACAAATTCTCCACAGCCAATGTGCTTACCTTCAGAAAATGATGTTTCTTCAGTAACGACTGCGAAGTTGCAgagttttttattttcaaattatatGGAAGAGTACAAAATTGACTTTGAAAGAACAACCGCTATCTATAATCCAATGAGTGAAATTGGTAAGTTAATTGAATATAGCTGTCTGGTCTTCTTACCCTTACCTTATTCTGAACAATTGAAGGAAACTATACTACCAGACCTAAATGCATCATTTGATAATTCTGATACGAAAGGCTTCGTGAGTGCAATAAATTCATACAACGAAATGATTCGCCAAATTCCTAGGTCAAGGATAATTAACCATTTAGAGacaattgataaaattccTCGTTCATTTATTCATGATTTCTTGCATATCGTGTATACCAGAAGTATCCATCCACAGGCAAATAAATTGAAACATTACAAAGCATTTAGCAATTACGTTTATGGAGAGCTTTTGCCCAATTTTTTGTCTGATGTATACCAGCAATGCAAGCTGAAGAAGGGTGGTACTTTCATGGATCTTGGTTCAGGAGTGGGGAATTGCGTAGTACAAGCTGCTTTGGAGTGCGGATGCGCATTAAGCTTTGGATGTGAGATCATGGAGGATGCTAGCGATTTAACTGTACTACAATACCAGGAACTAACGAAGAGATGTAAGTTATTTGGGATGCGTTTGAACAACGTGGAgttttcattgaagaaaagttttGTGGATAATAAACGGGTTATTGAACTAATTCCTCAGTGCGATGTTATCCTCgtgaataattttttatttgatgaaaatttgaataaaGAAGTCGAGAAGATACTACAAACGGCAAAAGTTGGATGTCAGATCATAAgtttaaaaagtttaagAAGCCTCACTTATCAGATTGACTTCTATAATGTTGAGAACATCTTCAATAGATTAAAGGTGCAAAGGTATGATCTTAAAGAGGATAGTGTTTCATGGACACATAGTGGCGGAGAGTATTATATATCTACGGTGATGGGAGATGTTGACGAAAGTTTGTTCAGCCCCACTGCAAGAGGTAGAAGGAACAGAGGTATACCGGTGAAGTATACTAGGTGA
- the RPS17B gene encoding 40S ribosomal protein eS17 (Ribosomal protein 51 (rp51) of the small (40s) subunit~similar to YDR447C), producing MAPSVLSNAIQEKVRTKTVKRASKALIERYYPKLTMDFQTNKRLCDEIATIQSKRLRNKIAGYTTHLMKRIQKGPVRGISFKLQEEERERKDQYVPEVSALDLSRSNGVLNVDNQTSDLVKSLGLKLPLSVINVSAQRDRRFRKRN from the exons ATGGCGCCTTCTGTCTTATCCAATGCTATTCAAGAGAA AGTTAGAACCAAGACCGTCAAACGTGCCTCCAAGGCTTTAATTGAACGTTACTATCCAAAGTTGACCATGGATTTCCAAACTAACAAGAGACTTTGTGATGAAATTGCCACCATCCAATCCAAgagattgagaaacaagATTGCTGGTTACACTACccatttgatgaaaagaatcCAAAAGGGTCCAGTTAGAggtatttctttcaaattgcaagaagaagaaagagaaagaaaggaTCAATACGTTCCAGAAGTCTCTGCTTTGGACTTGTCTCGTTCTAACGGTGTTTTAAACGTTGACAACCAAACCTCTGACTTGGTTAAATCTTTGGGCTTGAAGTTGCCACTATCTGTCATCAACGTTTCCGCTCAAAGAGACAGACGTTTCAGAAAGAGAAACTAA